The sequence CAAATTTGTGAGACTACCAGCATGAGAAATTAAACGAGCACCCACAACTTCACCAATCAGAGCAGCCAAATTTGGTGCTATGTCGTGCATTTTGGCGACAAGATAATCATAAAGATTCTTCCTGTATTCAACAAGGTCCATTACCCTCTGTGCAAATAGCTTGACATTAATCAAGTCAACTGGTGACAAATCCTGGCCTGGGAATAGAACCAAAACGTTAGCAGAAGGAATGAGCACCCATCAATGACTTGAGAAAGGATAATATCATACCCATGGAAGCTTTTGCAGCTTCTACGATTTCTTTTGCTTTATCTTCATCTCCGACTATTTCAGTTAATGCTGAAATTTTGTCTTCAGACAATTGAGATTTGTCATCAACAAATTTTGCAACCTTGGCATATAGATAGTTGTCATTGACAATCTTGACCAACTCAGGGAAATGCCAAGAGTACCACTCTCTGCATCAATAAGCATTCGACAGGAATCAAATGGACTGAAATGGAGGGCAGCATTCAAAACAAACATATACTTCATCTATATTGCAGAAAGACATCCAGACGTAAGGACATTGGATGGCATACATGACTATATCAGTTACAGAGATAAATTGAACTGATAGAGAAATGGCCAGGACATTAGAATCATGCATCAGACTGTCCTTGCAATTACAAGCATGTGTCATGTTCTCTTCTAAGGtgaataaacatatattcatgTGACTTGAAAACTACCAAGCATAAAAAATGGAACTTGATATAAATACCAAAATGATTATGGTATGGCACACTATGACTGTGTCATGTTAAAACGAACAACACATGGATCTAGATAAGGCAAAGAGTAAACATACCTGACTCTCATGGCAAAGGTATTTATATCTTTATCAAGAGTATCAAGTAGGACAATTGCCTGAGTGACCATATTGTCAACACGATTTACATTGAACTTGACCTTTGCTCTGCTGTAACTATGACTCAGACCAAGTTGGGCTTTCTCCGAATCACCAGGCTACAAGAAGTTCAAAAGAATCGAGTAAAAATTCAACTATCTGaagatgttttcaaacttttcaGATACATAAATATGACTGCCACATGTAAAATAATCATGCAAAAAACAAAATGTGGAATATCGCAAATATAAACTGTTTGGTAAGTGAATGAAGGAACAAACCTTAAGGTTTTCAACAAATTTCTCAAAATGCAATCGTACTCCACGCAAAATCTCAAGAACAAACTCGTTACTTTGGCAAGGAATCTTAGTAACTTCATGGATATGTGACCCAAGCTTAGGCTCTGCCAATCCTAAGCTGAACTTAGCTTTCTTACCCTCCTTGACTTTTGGGAGACTACGCTCCAAAAAGTTCTGTAGCTCCTCAGTCATTTGACCTGTAAACCCAATTCCAAAAATCCATTCAGAACAATAAACTCAAACAacgaaataaaatgaaaacTAGCTCGCCCTGACAGATGATTGCTGCATAAAAGCAAGTACCAATAGTAAATGTTGATTGGTTACCTGGAGAATAAAGTAGATTAATACTCCCAGCACTAAAAATACATTGTCGATGTATAAAaagtaaatcatatatatttaatctTCTAAGTTCTTTCAAATAGGTTTCTTTTTAGCATAAATACTTGCAAAAGACAACCAATTGAAAATAATCTTTAGTCAAAGTTCAAAGTAAAATTGTATGACAGTCTGAAAATCTTGGAAATCTTGGAATTTGGAAGAAGGCGAAAGAATTACTTCAAAGAAACCACAAACGCACATGCAGACCTCATATGTCACTAACTCAGCCAAAACTATAACAACCTGAAAGTCCATTAAAATGAATTCGCTAAAACCGCACATGCAGACCTCATATTCATAAAAACTtgtacacaaaataaaaaaataaaaaaaagtaaacaaatgtCATTAGCAAAATTTACACTAGCTGACCTTCAGAAACAGCATTGCATTGATTTAGGGCATCAAGAGCGGACTCAAAAGGGTTAAAAGCTTCAATCTTTACAACTTTCCCAAAGCGATTGAGGTCATCGATTGAGTTCCGGACTGCCTCCGTGTTCTGCCCTATCTCATCAATCCCGTGAGCCAAAAACAAACCGTACCCAGACGCCGACTCATACAATAGATACAGCGCCATTGAATTTCACTTCTCAATCCCTCCCGATGTTTGCTCAATTGTAGCGGAAGAGAACACgtctagggttagggtttataAGAGGTTTATAGTGGTTTTaagtaggaaaaaaaaaagggaaaaggaaatAAGGCTTGGGCTGTTGAAAGAAATAGAGTTTGGGCCGCATTGAGTAGGCCCATCTTTTGGGCTATTCCATATTACACTGGGCTGGGCTCAATTAACAGTGTGTAGTATTCATATGTGGATTTACCTGATCTTTGATATCCCATAATTCAATACAAGGACTTTGAGAGTGTGTTTATGAAAATGAGGTAAATGTGCTTTAGACGTGTggaatgatttaaaaaataataagttttgagttaaaaaaaaaaactaaataatttttaattcaaaaataaaaagtaaggGAGACCtacttttagttttaaattttttgtaagtttttaaggcataatacataagcATGATCCTTAACTTGGTATCAGTTAGGAACTatgacttttaattttgattgcgcacaagtaggcacttaaacttgtataaaattgaacaaatgaaTACATTCGTCCTGTGTGACAATTTTGTGTCCTGTGTGGCATCCTACATGTAATATGTCAAGTAGAACAGATGTgtctacttgtttaattttatacaagtttaagtgtctaatTGTATACACTTATAGTTGAAGGGCATAGTTATCCATTAGAACTAAGTTAACAGTCATGttaatatattatacatatttttaactttgtcaaacacatctaaaaatttaaaatatttttaaaaagatctaacctatttttaagtcaatccaaataTATTCTTACCAAAAAGTGTATATGTTATTTAATCTTATATAAAAGGTGGGATGCCTTTAAAAAAAGTGTACTATCAATATAAAGACTTGTCATATTTGAGAAGGTTGATATGTATTTTCTCTTCCACTTTTAAttgttatgttatgttttttcgaaaattaatttaattaatttttaaagttatattagattaaattatattgatattttaaataaatattttagatatttaaaaactgtacgaaaagtactatatattgtaattttttacatatcaatatattgaaaaaaatacatcataaaatataatcaaagtttttatggtttgcctctaaaaaagaaaactatGACAATTAGAAGTTTGCGGAGGgagtaattttaaaattcctctGTCCATTATTAGTAAGTCTTTTTAAGAGGttgtttggtagagtgtatgaAAATAATGCTCAATAAAGTGTATTAGTAATAGTTGCATCAgtaatgtttatatttattatatttgcaTTAGTTAtgcattgattttttttatgcattgtttgatttgacatattaaaaataatatgcaatatatacaaatatttatctACTAAAATATTCTCAACGATTATGGTGAAAAAGATGTTAAAGTACTGTTAAAGGATAATTGAATCTTTACAATAAAATAGTATATAACGAATGCTTatacataaaatgaaaaaatacacCAAACAAAGAATTACTAACAACACaaaatttaatacatatattatttttactaatatacTTTACGAAACGATCTTTTATCATGTCATTAGAATAGGGATTCATCTATCAATTATTAGTGTTGAGTAGTTACGATGCATTGCACTATTCATGAATATCAAGTTATAAGGTGGGTAGATATTTATTCTAAATGAATCAATTTCTAGTATTAAATACTTTAACTTAGTAAtcaagattaattaattttataaaataaccaATCAAACTATACCATTAACAACCCCAACTACTAGGGATACATGGGTGGACTATATAATCTATTACTAGTAGAGCAAGACTTGTGAGTTGAAATTTATGTAACTCATTTCTACAGCAATATCAAgttaacatatattttctccgtttcattttatgtgacaatATTTAATTCGGtatggagtttaagaaataatgaagattttaaaatgtttatcgAATTGGTCTTCAGAAAAGTAAACTCACCTTTCTCTCTTCTCATAAATGTATTACAATACTTAAGTGAGACCAACAAGGGTAAAAGAGGAATTGtatctttaaatacttaccatataaagaaatatgacattctttttgagactgaccaaaaaggaaatggtgccatataaaatgagacggaggaagtaataataattaaactCACAATcacatattatataaaatatttaatgaattttttgaCACAATTATTGATTTGTATCATTTCATTTGAGCATATTATACGCTCATAGTttacaataataaattcaattacAATGATAAATAGACAATGACCACATTGCtaggatttctcaaaaatttgtaTTGACATATAAATCTTATATCGATTCTTACTTAGGATTATAAGATTTTAGAAAATGTAAAGTTTTGAAGCAAAAGTACGAA comes from Solanum pennellii chromosome 1, SPENNV200 and encodes:
- the LOC107002882 gene encoding nucleolar protein 56-like — translated: MALYLLYESASGYGLFLAHGIDEIGQNTEAVRNSIDDLNRFGKVVKIEAFNPFESALDALNQCNAVSEGQMTEELQNFLERSLPKVKEGKKAKFSLGLAEPKLGSHIHEVTKIPCQSNEFVLEILRGVRLHFEKFVENLKPGDSEKAQLGLSHSYSRAKVKFNVNRVDNMVTQAIVLLDTLDKDINTFAMRVREWYSWHFPELVKIVNDNYLYAKVAKFVDDKSQLSEDKISALTEIVGDEDKAKEIVEAAKASMGQDLSPVDLINVKLFAQRVMDLVEYRKNLYDYLVAKMHDIAPNLAALIGEVVGARLISHAGSLTNLAKCPSSTLQILGAEKALFRALKTKGNTPKYGLIFHSSFIGRASARNKGRMARYLANKCSIASRLDCFLDKSTTTFGEKLREQVEERLDFYDKGVAPRKNLDVMKAAIETVEDKDTEMDVDEPSTKKSKKKKSKVDVVEYAQPMIEDKPLETNGDASEEPKSEKKKKKKEKRKSEEEAEHEEDQTVGNGNGVLEDGTAKKKKKKKNKEDNGEELQAAVEIKKKKKKSKVQDDE